Proteins encoded together in one Labrus mixtus chromosome 18, fLabMix1.1, whole genome shotgun sequence window:
- the LOC132993259 gene encoding uncharacterized protein LOC132993259: MGKPLSRPGCFRKSSCCLEKHGARDGGVGGRPGGVDGGYGDGYIPQRSIYDTMCINQQIDSHHHHPGGSVRRDCEGNFSYSASGSLRVGRPQADMFDPQPRSLTPNPSFVRRLDERVIYDSLKLAGQEADVGGCHSPGHYNRSVSPSVSSFSAPGVSSSSSKKQHHHHHYHHGDSTNSRDGRQSWKVLTPPKHLECMEITTSEMMDRGGGYLNPGHYPPTGGQSSSLTSPLISPFSGSPLSSGYHTPVFFSPAKPRPSQTQSLRCSPPQVVQPRHYSQTQSLRLSPPQELRRSPYRSPLVQLSAHDLEQDLRERAGGWGRAMSEREREWEREREREMERGWAQREWERERERGRLERERARERERRETSTFGTFGYGRPVPLRSERDSVFLEPDHGLDTTPLLLPQPSPSPSPSPNAPRMGTCAVGRNRAGSKVGHDSVSGGMVSKYDNGNVGLVLVDSKSGCGPRLVGEVGSGNMSEADVRASIQEHHRAESWNKYDNGSRASNKHASETRMGSQVKTRPGGRELEGKVQSGMEIEKTAPAVNRESHRGGTRGGENNGRIATKPEYISEVVPPTVIDHDNKVVPRDKVDMGTGPGPGMKPEVETVKVEEKASSQKVEHRTGSEAVCVAKVNKEIVSAPESKIEAKVETDVKISPPSQPEAVKENRVSTDTRTKGEIGVVSESQNSNQKTDKAQIKDITGDKTDATPADQAEKMSLDSENTESSHVEKSSRSQKSKSSKSSSRTRPGTATGLRPGVVVSPRLSRGLGDLESTGPPEGIESTWPRRIMVRKRTVRQGGALHNLPILPPLPSVLSALEKRRPHGHLHPRTGHFSENPLTTCINSTSMVGRCSLKEPSHADLGLGANLVGRASLKEQNLEHWRVCRELEEAKRSRSKEKKADQSKEKAEREERKSKEEIREEERREERGSKEEKVGREKERVAVSEGLGKDTKQPKSERRGEGKENKKEDMKMEKVVEIKREKIEDSEMKIKGGIQDKHGQELEVAQIKKEYGEMEGGEGEEGMEGWDDVLEMVTTLWDEGWDKGEAAAGEGDTDSFSGSLQRWPLLRPPIGFGGSHPPSSAASELSLTEIERRARELDSDLEHLDLSQPQRDTQDEYQTLLEPQRERADMYQTHPGPQREKVPAFTGVASRSQVSLELSTMASPATDTDRHPADWSTKSAGNSTVVTSSIKEDSSPDSNLTLESDSSGIFMSLSNQSQEEAGSDSDQQISGSDLGSSNTSLEKYGDEGGLKEWGREESAELDWCYPSLLNTSLQEDTVGNAEREEPGRKKMEGAEEKSKEETGRRVGKIGTVSIIRAPLNHGHSEVSTNFNAPLSEEIPSRKKVTLKREDTPLPLSPSKQQIKHLLDPNQKPIRTFGLDCGDIDPFVQSDSFVYLAVSARPGCGEVTKVTEVPTHVLKKDIVQQHYDSMKSNLNQTNTEGDVKPTHLTTQKPEEGDFLCTDSFVYLAAPQCLLLGPAGSTQYSGRESDSESSESGAADVSVLGCGSVAGDSDWDSDLSDSDPSRSSRISAAANKSGGIAPPKRLPNEPDWDMLGDTPEPEVPSEVFTGEDRNNNGEEQRVTGVTTMAGAQAIPRATRAVTTQMRQSTTVESSTSKVTWQFKPAQRSVCTGSRKEKDKEMTSSRFTEYGGDDRPPPSSSSSSSSSPSSSSSG, encoded by the exons ATGGGCAAGCCTCTTAGCCGTCCCGGGTGTTTCAGGAAGAGCTCCTGCTGCCTGGAGAAGCATGGAGCTAGGGATGGGGGAGTGGGAGGACGACCTGGGGGAGTGGATGGGGGCTACGGAGATGGCTACATACCCCAAAGGTCCATCTATGATACCATGTGCATCAATCAACAAATTGACAGCCATCACCATCACCCTGGAGGGTCCGTAAGGAGAGACTGTGAGGGGAATTTTAGCTACTCTGCAAGCGGCTCCTTGAGGGTTGGCAGGCCTCAGGCTGACATGTTTGATCCCCAGCCTCGCTCTTTAACTCCGAACCCCTCCTTTGTGCGCCGACTGGACGAAAGAGTAATCTATGATTCATTAAAGCTTGCGGGACAGGAGGCTGATGTTGGTGGCTGCCATTCTCCAGGACATTACAACCGCTCagtttctccctctgtgtcctctTTCTCAGCGCCGGGagtgtcctcctcctcatccaagaaacaacaccatcaccaccactatCACCATGGAGACAGCACAAATAGCAGAGATGGCCGACAATCCTGGAAAGTGTTAACACCTCCAAAACACCTGGAGTGTATGGAGATTACTACATCTGAAATGATGGACAGAGGAGGTGGATATCTAAATCCAGGGCACTACCCCCCCACTGGGGGCCAATCCTCCTCTCTTACTTCCCCTCTAATTTCTCCCTTTTCTGGCTCACCTCTTTCTTCAGGCTACCATACACCAGTCTTTTTCTCCCCTGCCAAACCTCGCCCCAGTCAGACTCAGAGTTTGCGCTGCTCCCCACCCCAGGTTGTTCAGCCAAGGCATTACTCCCAAACCCAAAGCCTCAGGCTGTCACCACCCCAGGAACTCCGAAGATCCCCTTACCGATCCCCACTAGTCCAACTGTCAGCTCATGACCTCGAGCAGGACCTGAGGGAACGAGCAGGAGGATGGGGGCGAGCGATGAGTgagcgagaaagagagtgggagagggagagagaaagggagatgGAGCGGGGGTGGGCCCAGCGAGAGTgggaaagagaaagggagagagggaggctggagagggagcgggcgagagaaagagagaggagagaaacatcCACATTTGGGACCTTTGGATATGGACGACCAGTTCCTCTTCGCTCCGAAAGAGACTCTGTGTTTTTAGAACCTGACCACGGTTTAGACACAACACCCCTGTTGCTCCCCCAGCCCTCACCTTCACCCTCCCCTTCCCCCAATGCCCCCAGAATGGGCACCTGTGCTGTGGGTAGGAATAGAGCCGGGTCAAAGGTTGGTCATGACAGTGTAAGTGGGGGTATGGTTTCTAAATATGACAATGGGAATGTCGGTTTGGTTTTAGTGGACAGCAAATCTGGATGTGGGCCCAGGCTAGTAGGTGAAGTTGGATCTGGAAACATGTCAGAGGCTGATGTAAGGGCTTCAATACAAGAACACCATAGAGCTGAAAGTTGGAACAAATATGACAATGGATCTAGGGCGAGCAATAAACATGCTTCTGAAACAAGAATGGGCTCCCAGGTAAAAACAAGACCAGGGGGACGTGAGTTAGAAGGTAAGGTACAGTCTGGGATGGAGATAGAAAAGACAGCTCCGGCTGTAAACAGGGAGTCTCACAGGGGAGGGACAAGGGGTGGAGAAAATAATGGAAGGATTGCGACTAAACCAGAATATATTTCTGAGGTTGTACCTCCAACTGTGATAGACCATGACAACAAGGTTGTGCCTAGAGATAAAGTTGACATGGGAACTGGACCAGGACCAGGGATGAAACCAGAGGTGGAGACAGTTAAGGTTGAGGAAAAAGCTAGTTCACAAAAAGTTGAGCACAGGACTGGAAGTGAAGCTGTATGTGTAGCTAAAGTTAATAAAGAGATTGTTTCAGCACCAGAGTCCAAAATAGAGGCTAAAGTTGAGACAGATGTAAAGATTTCTCCCCCATCTCAGCCTGAGgcagtgaaagaaaacagagttaGTACTGACACAAGGACTAAAGGTGAGATTGGAGTTGTCAGTGAAAGCCAGAACAGCAACCAGAAAACAGATAAAGCACAGATTAAAGACATAACTGGTGATAAAACTGACGCTACCCCTGCTGATCAGGCAGAGAAAATGTCTTTAGATTCTGAAAACACTGAATCTAGCCATGTAGAGAAAAGTTCCAGATCCCAGAAGTCCAAGTCATCCAAGTCCAGCTCCAGGACTCGACCTGGCACTGCCACAGGGCTACGACCAGGTGTTGTTGTAAGTCCTCGGCTAAGCAGAGGGCTTGGAGATCTTGAGTCAACAGGCCCTCCTGAAGGTATTGAGTCCACATGGCCACGGCGCATTATGGTCAGGAAGAGGACTGTTCGGCAGGGGGGGGCACTTCACAACCTCCCTATTCTACCCCCACTCCCCTCAGTCCTCTCAGCATTGGAGAAGAGGCGCCCACATGGTCACCTTCACCCCCGTACTGGCCACTTCTCAGAAAACCCACTAACAACCTGTATAAATTCAACAAGTATGGTGGGACGATGCTCACTTAAAGAGCCTTCCCATGCAGATCTTGGACTTGGAGCCAATTTGGTGGGCAGGGCTTCCCTGAAAGAGCAGAACTTGGAGCACTGGCGAGTCTGCAGAGAGCTGGAAGAAGCAAAGAGATCCAGGAGCAAGGAGAAAAAAGCAGATCAGAGTAAAGAGAAGgctgagagggaggagagaaagagtaaAGAAGAGATCAgggaagaggaaagaagagaagaaagaggctcaaaggaggagaaggtgggTAGGGAGAAAGAAAGGGTTGCTGTCAGTGAGGGGTTGGGGAAGGACACCAAACAACCAAAGTCAGAAAGAAGAGGGgaagggaaagaaaacaaaaaagaagacatgaaaATGGAAAAGGTTGTAGAAATAAAGCGTGAAAAGATAGAGGATAGTGAAATGAAGATCAAGGGTGGAATACAAGACAAGCATGGTCAAGAGTTGGAAGtggctcaaataaaaaaagaatatggtGAAatggaaggaggagaaggagaggaagggatgGAGGGCTGGGATGATGTCCTTGAGATGGTCACCACGTTGTGGGATGAAGGCTGGGATAAAGGGGAAGCGGCAGCAGGAGAAGGAGATACAGACTCTTTCTCAGGATCCCTGCAGCGTTGGCCTCTCCTCCGGCCCCCAATTGGCTTTGGGGGCTCGCATCCCCCCTCCTCAGCAGCCTCAGAGCTCAGCCTGACGGAGATAGAAAGGAGAGCTAGGGAGCTGGACTCTGACTTGGAGCACCTCGACCTGTCTCAGCCCCAGCGAGACACTCAGGATGAATACCAAACACTTCTGGAGCCACAGAGGGAACGAGCTGACATGTACCAAACACACCCTGGGCCACAGAGGGAGAAAGTCCCTGCATTTACAg GGGTTGCGAGTAGATCGCAGGTCAGTTTGGAGCTGAGCACGATGGCCTCACCtgctacagacacagacagacatccTGCTGACTGGTCAACCAAATCTGCTGGGAACTCCACTGTTGTTACAAG cTCCATTAAGGAGGACAGCTCTCCAGACTCTAACCTAACATTGGAGTCCGACTCCAGTGGCATCTTCATGTCCTTATCCAATCAGAGCCAGGAAGAGGCCGGTTCTGACAGTGACCAGCAAATCAGTGGCTCTGACTTAGGCAGCAGTAATACATCACTGGAGAAATACGGTGATGAAGGAGGTCTAAAGGagtgggggagggaggagagtgcaGAGCTAGATTGGTGCTACCCATCACTCCTCAACACCTCCTTGCAGGAAGATACTGTAGGCAATGCTGAAAGAGAAGAACCAGGACGTAAAAAGATGGAGGGAGCGGAAGAGAAAAGCAAAGAAGAGACCGGAAGGAGAGTTGGTAAGATAGGAACTGTTTCAATCATTAGGGCCCCACTCAACCATGGCCACAGTGAGGTCTCCACAAATTTTAATGCCCCTCTAAGTGAAGAAATACCATCCAGAAAAAAAGTAACCCTCAAGAGAGAAGACACACCTCTCCCTTTATCTCcctcaaaacaacaaatcaaacacctGCTAGATCCTAATCAGAAGCCTATCAGAACCTTTGGATTGGACTGTGGTGACATAGATCCTTTTGTCCAATCAGACAGCTTTGTTTACCTTGCTGTGTCTGCAAGACCTGGCTGTGGTGAAGTCACCAAAGTGACAGAGGTTCCCacccatgttttaaaaaaagacattgtaCAGCAACATTATGATAGCATGAAATCAAATTTGAACCAGACAAATACAGAAGGGGATGTCAAGCCAACTCACCTTACAACACAAAAACCAGAGGAAGGAGATTTTCTTTGCACTGACAGCTTTGTCTACCTTGCTGCTCCACAATGCCTCCTACTGGGCCCTGCAGGAAGCACACAGTACAGCGGCAG GGAGTCAGACTCAGAGAGTTCCGAATCTGGCGCAGCTGATGTGTCAGTGCTGGGTTGTGGATCGGTGGCAGGGGATAGTGACTGGGACTCAGACTTGTCGGACTCTGATCCTAGTCGCTCCTCAAGAATCTCTGCAGCTGCTAACAAATCTGGTGGCATAGCTCCACCCAAACGGCTGCCAAATGAACCGGACTGGGACATGTTAGGAGACACCCCGGAACCCGAAGTGCCGAGTGAGGTTTtcacaggagaggacagaaacaaCAATGGGGAAGAACAGAGGGTTACCGGGGTCACCACCATGGCAGGGGCACAAGCCATTCCCAGGGCAACTAGGGCTGTTACTACGCAAATGAGGCAGTCGACAACAGTTGAGTCGTCAACGTCTAAGGTGACTTGGCAGTTTAAACCAGCCCAGAGATCAGTCTGCACAGGAAGCAGAAAGGAGAAAGACaaggaaatgacatcatcaaggtTCACAGAATATGGTGGGGACGATAGACCTCccccttcatcttcatcttcttcatcctcgtcaccctcctcatcctcctctggtTGA